Proteins encoded together in one Quercus lobata isolate SW786 chromosome 3, ValleyOak3.0 Primary Assembly, whole genome shotgun sequence window:
- the LOC115982027 gene encoding zinc-finger homeodomain protein 11-like → MDFNPTTPTTTPTPDTDAETPPQTQPFKSLSFTNGSLKRHHPLPLPPQPKPQQEPPMLVSYKECLKNHAATMGGLALDGCGEFLPLPNATPSDPTSLKCAACGCHRNFHRRDTDSVPKVLNFHHQLKLSSPSSSPSTSTSPVRSPPPVSHLPPSQYYYSSPSSLPQMLLSLSTAAEPSSENPLGKKRFRTKFTQDQKEKMFAFSEKLGWTMQKCNDGLVEEFCNEVGIDRKVLRVWMHNNKSTLRKKEMGLLGHNSTVSDGTATFCCKKEIDYSANLHVSANGSAPSS, encoded by the coding sequence ATGGACTTTAACCCCACCACCCCCACCACAACCCCAACGCCAGATACAGATGCTGAAACCCCACCACAAACCCAGCCTTTCAAGTCCTTATCTTTCACCAATGGCTCACTCAAACGCCACCACCCTCTTCCACTCCCACCACAACCAAAACCACAGCAAGAACCACCCATGTTAGTGTCCTACAAAGAATGCCTTAAAAACCATGCTGCAACAATGGGTGGTCTTGCTCTTGATGGTTGTGGTGAGTTCTTACCTTTACCCAATGCCACTCCTTCTGACCCAACTTCACTAAAATGTGCTGCTTGTGGTTGCCACCGCAACTTTCACCGCCGTGACACTGACAGTGTCCCTAAAGTTCTCAACTTTCATCATCAACTCAAGCTTTCCTCTCCAAGCTCAAGCCCAAGCACAAGTACAAGCCCAGTAAGGTCACCACCACCAGTCTCACACTTACCACCATCACAATACTACTACTCATCGCCCTCATCCTTACCACAAATGTTGCTATCTCTAAGTACTGCAGCTGAGCCCTCCTCAGAGAACCCACTTGGGAAAAAGAGATTCAGGACCAAGTTTACACAGGACCAGAAGGAGAAGATGTTTGCGTTTTCTGAGAAATTGGGTTGGACAATGCAAAAGTGCAATGACGGTTTGGTGGAGGAGTTTTGCAATGAGGTTGGGATTGATAGGAAGGTCCTCAGGGTTTGGATGCACAACAACAAGAGCACTTTGAGGAAAAAAGAGATGGGTTTGCTTGGTCATAATAGCACTGTCAGTGATGGTACTGCTACTTTTTGCTGCAAGAAAGAGATTGATTACAGTGCTAATCTTCATGTTTCTGCTAATGGGTCTGCTCCTTCTTCTTGA